The Stutzerimonas stutzeri DNA window CGTTTCGTCAGGCGCCCCGAGCCTCACCGCCTCCGTCCTGTACGCCGCACCCCGCGCGCCGTACAATGCCGAGCCTAATTCCAGCCTCTGCACGGACATAACGGCCACATGCGCACCAGTCAGTTCCTGCTCTCAACCCTCAAAGAAACCCCTTCCGATGCCGTGGTGATCAGCCACCAGCTGATGTTGCGTGCCGGGATGATCCGCAAGCTGGCTTCCGGCCTCTACACCTGGATGCCGATGGGGCTGCGAGCGCTACGCAAGGCCGAGGCCATCGTTCGCGAGGAAATGAACAAGGCAGGCGCACTGGAAGTTCTGATGCCCGCCATCCAGCCGGCCGAGCTGTGGCAGGAGTCCGGGCGCTGGGAGCAATACGGGCCCGAGCTGCTACGCCTGAAGGATCGTCACGACCGCGAGTTCTGCGTGGGCCCTACCCACGAAGAAGTCATTACCGACCTGGCCCGCAATGAGCTGAACAGCTACAAGCAGTTGCCGATCAACTTCTACCAGATCCAGACCAAGTTCCGTGACGAGATCCGCCCGCGCTTCGGGCTGATGCGCGGACGCGAATTCCTGATGAAGGACGCCTACTCCTTCCATCTCTCCCAGGAGTCGCTGCAGGAAACCTACGATCGCATGCATCAGGCGTACTGCAACATCTTCACCCGCCTGGGCCTGAATTTCCGTCCGGTGCAGGCCGACACCGGCTCCATCGGCGGTACTGGCTCCCACGAGTTCCATGTGCTGGCCGAATCCGGCGAGGACGACATCGCCTTCAGCGACAGCTCCGACTACGCTGCCAATATCGAGAAGGCCGAAGCCATCCCCCGCGAAACCGAGCGTGCAGCAGCCACTGAGGAGCTGCGCCTGGTCGACACGCCGGACGCCAAGACGATCGCCGAACTGGTCGAACAGTTCGGTCTGCCGGTCGAAAGAACGGTGAAGACGCTGGTGGTGCATGGTGTCGAAAAGAACCAGCTGATCGCACTGATCATCCGTGGCGACCACGAACTGAACGAGATCAAGGCCGCCAACCTGGAACAGGTCGCCAGCCCGCTGGTGTTTGCCTCCGAAGCCGAGATCCGTGCCGCCATCGGCGCAGGTCCTGGCTCGCTGGGCCCACTGAAGCTGCCGGTTCAATGCGTGGTCGATCGCTCCGTCGCCCTGATGGCGGATTTCGCTGCCGGCGCCAACGTCGACGACAAGCACTATTTCGGCCTGAACTGGGAACGTGACCTGCCGCTGCCGCAGGTTGCTGACCTGCGCAACGTGGTGGCTGGCGATCCGAGCCCGGACGGCAAGGGCTGCCTGGTGATCAAGCGCGGCATCGAAGTGGGTCATATCTTCCAGCTCGGCACCAAGTACAGCGAAGCGATGAACTGCCAGGTCATGGGCGAGAACGGCAAGCCGGCGACCCTGATCATGGGCTGCTATGGCATCGGGGTTTCCCGCGTGGTGGCCGCGGCCATCGAGCAGAACAACGACGAGCGCGGCATTCTCTGGCCGGACGCCCTGGCGCCATTCCAGATTGCGCTGGTACCGATGAAGTACGAGACCGAGGCGGTTCGCGAAGCCACCGACAACCTCTACGCCGAACTCACCGCAGCCGGCTACGAAGTCCTGCTCGACGATCGTGACAAGAAGACCAGTCCCGGCGTCAAATTCGCCGACATGGAGCTGATCGGCATCCCGCACCGCATCGTCGTCAGTGATCGCGGGCTGGCAGACGGCATGCTGGAGTACAAGCATCGCCGCGATGCCCAGCCGCAGCCGGTCGCCGCATCGGAAATCCTGTCCTTCATCAACTCGCGTGCTCATCGCTGATCGGAAACCATGCTCAACCGACATCTTGTCGCTTCAACCAGCGCCGCGCTCTGTGCGGCGCTTCTGCTTGGCGGCTGCGCCAATCACCTGCCTCAGCGTAGCGAGCACGAGGCCCGCACCGAGCGCAAGCTGCTCGACCACAGCCTTCGCATCGAGCTTGGCGAACCGCAGGTACTCGAGCTGCCACAACGGCGAATTCGTGTGCAGGAGCAGAAGACGTTCGAAGTGACCGACTTCGAAGTCACCCGTCGTTATGACCGCTACACGCCCTACCAGCCCTGGCGTGAGCTGTACGAGATCCCGCTGGGTGCAGTCGCGGTGGTGGCAGGCGTCGGGGCCAACGTGCTCAACGTGGTGCTGCTCGGCAATCTGCCCGAGCAGGCGACTCGCGGCTGGATCAGCTACGGCTTCGCCGGCATGAACCCGTTCATGAACGTCGAATCCAACGGTCGCTCGCAGCAGAACCTTGCCAGCATCAATGAACAACGCAGGGACGCACGCCTCGAATACACCAGCCTGCCTTGGGCCGAACGCCCGGTTCTGGTTGTCGCCGGTCCGCATACGCATGAACTGTCGACGGACAGATTCGGCGTCCTGCGCCTGAACCTTCTCGACGGGCCCTTCCCCGACCAAGACATCTCACAGGTAGGCAAGCTGCAGCTATCCGTGCAAGACGCTCAGGACGGCACCCGTGCCGACGCCACGCTACTGGTCAGCCACAAGCTGCGCGGCAAGCTGCAGGAAGCCCATGACCTGATCTTCGACGATCTCGAGGGCGACGATGTGGCACAGTGGGTACATCGCGTTCGCCGCCTGTCGGAGCTGGGGCTGGAAGAAGAAGCCAGCGAACTGGAGCAGAGCCTGATCGAGCTGACACGCAACGATCCGGAGCTGCAGCAGCAGTTCCTGCAAAGCCTGATCGAAGGCAGCGACGGGAACTGAGCACGATGAAGCTGCGCGGTATCGTGCTCGCATTGCTGCTGCTCGGCGCGCTGCCGGCGGCGGCCAACATTCGCCAGGCTCCGGAACCGGAACTGCGCGAGTTGATGCAGCGTACGGTCGCCGAGGCGGACAGCTTTCAGGATCGCTTCGATGCCGAGGTCTGGCTGGTCGACATGTCCGGGCGGCTCAAACGCTATGTCCCGGACGCCGAGGAGCGCCTGTCGCTGCTGAGGCTGGTCCATCGGGAAGCGAGCAAGGCCGGACTGAAGCCGGAACTGGTGCTGGCGCTGATTCATGCCGAAAGCCGCTTCGACCGCTTCGCCATTTCCAGCGTCGGTGCGCAAGGCATGATGCAGGTGATGCCTTTCTGGAAAGCTGAACTGGGACGCCCCCAGGACAACCTCACCGACAATGCAACCAACTTGCGCTATGGCTGCACGATCCTCAGCTACTACCTGCAGAAGGAAAAGGGCGACATCAATCGGGCGCTGGCGCGCTACAACGGCAGCCTCGGCCAAAATCGTTACCCGGCCAAGGTGATCGGTTTCTGGCAGGATTTCTGGTACGTCAAACCCTGACCGGACTTCACTGGTCTTTCAGGCGAGCCAGATGCGCCAGGATTCCTTCGGCGGTCTGCTCACCCACCAGGCGCTGGCGGACGGTGCCCCTATCGTCCACCAGATAGGTAACGGGCAACACTTCGCTACGGGACAACTGCAGACGCTCGGCCGGATCATCGCTGAGCACGCGAAACCGAATTCCCAGGGTTTCGGCTGCCTGGGCGAGCTCCTCGCCACGCAGCTCATCGAAGTTGACCCCCAGCACCTCAAGCCCGTGATCGGCTTCGGACAATGCATTCAGCTCGGGAATCTCGGTTCGGCACGGCCCGCACCATTCGGCCCAGTAGTTGATCAGCAGCCAACGCCCCTGCAACTGCGCAGCGGTGATTTCGCGTCCATGCTGATCGACACCCCAGCCGTTATCGCAGGCCGACAGGAACAGGCAGGAACATAGAAGGAGCGAAGCGAGCGGTCTGGTCATGGTGGCTATCCCCTACACACAAGGCAGAGCATACCGCCTCCCTCGCCGCAAGGGCACCTCAGCCGCACCATATCCTGACGGAGCCACCGAAGGCGCCAAGTTACCGGCGCGTTTTTGTCGTTATGCGAGTCGGGTCACGTGGTGCGGCGGCCAAGTGCACAGTTTTGCCACGGGTGCGCTGCCTATAATTCCGCACCCATCACCGCCTGCCAGTAGCGAAGCCATGTCTCAACATCACGACAAACTGATCGGTACCGTACCCGCACGCATCGTCGAACAAGCCGTCATCGCGCTGACCACCTATGAGGGCCGCGTCGCCGAATACAACGTTGCAAGCTGGCTGCAACTGCAGGGGCATCCAGGGTTGACGGTGTCGCTCATTGCCAAGTACCGCGATGGCCAGCAGCTTCGCGAAGCGGCCGTGGACCACGGACGCACCGACGGCGCCGGCAAGATCCTGCTATCAGGCGTCGCGCGACTGCCAGTTCGGCACAAGATCGAGGATCTGCAGATTCATGTACGCCCTGCCGCGGCGGTCACGGCGGTAATCGTCGAAGAGCTGTTCGTGCACCCGGTCGAGCCCGTTGCGCAGAAACAGGCCATCCAGGCCTGAAGTCAGCCGCTGACCACCTTCGGCTTTTCCGACTGGCATACCGCATCGGCACTTGTGGTGCCAGTCAGCACATCGGCACGATCAACCAATGATTCGGGCCACTGCGTAAAGCGCAGACCGGTCAGACGATTCAACGCCTCGAGCGCCGCATCGGGCGCTCGCTGGTGCAGATAAAGAATGGTGCTGCGCTTGCCGTTCATCAGGCCGTCCTCTCAACTATCCAGGTTATAGCCAGAAGCGTGCCAGCGTTGAGCCGTCCGGCCGCACGCGTGACTGCGCGCGTCCCAGCGCAGGGAAATCGCCCGCCCATGAGCGCCGTTGATATCTGGGCCTGCGCATTCCTTCCGTTACTGACGTTTTTTGTCACCGTTCGCCTGCAGCCAGTCCGCCAGGCTGCCGCCGAACAGATTGGCCTGTTCCTGCTGCAGCAATTCGAGCGAGCGGCGCAATGTCGGGTACCAGGGCTCATTGAGCTGCTCCGGTAGTTCGACTCGCGCCGAGAGCGGCCAGGGATTGCAACGCAGCAGCTGATCCAGGCTGTAGTGATTCAGATCGCGGCACAGCACCCAGCCACCAGACCCGGTGCGACAGACCAGCTGCTCCTGCTCGAAGAAGCCCAGGATGTCATCCCACTCGTCCTCCGGCAGCCTGAGCCCCGCCTTGTGCAAATCACGCAGATGCAGCTCGCGCCCCTCCTGCTGCCGCTCGTGCAGGTTGCGCAGCAGCATCAGCATCACCAGCAGACGCGGCAGTGGGCGTCGGCGCCACTTTTGCGACGAGGAAAGACCACAGACCAGTTCCGCGCCGAACAGCACGATCATCCACGAGAGGTAAATCCACAACAGAAACAGCGGCACCGCCGCAAAAGCGCCGTAGATCAGCTGATAGCTCGGAAAGTAGCTGACATAGACACCGAACATCTGCTTCGCCGCCTCGAACAGCACCGCAGTGAAGACCCCACCCACCAGGGCATGCCGCAGCGGCACCCGGGTGTTGGGAACAGCGGCGTAGATCAGGGTGAACGCCGCCACGCTCAGCAGCAGCGGCATCACCTTGATCAGCGTGCCGACGCCGATAAGCGCATACGGCCCGGAAATGAGCGACAGCGAGGCGATGTAGGTGCTGGTGGCAAAACCGGCGCCCAGCAGCAGCGGGCCAAGGCTGAGGATGGCCCAGTAGAGCAAGAAGCTGGAGACGCCTCGGCGCGGCTGGCGGACGCGCCAGATGGTGTTGAACGCTTTTTCGATGGTCAGCAGCATCATCAACGCCGTGGCCATCAGGAATCCCACACCAAACCAGGTGAGCTGGCGCGCCTGACTGGTAAAGGCGAGCAGGTATTCCTGAATGGTCGCCCCGGTGGACGGAATGAAATTGTTGAAGATGTAGAACTGGATCTGCTCGCCAAACCCCTTGAATGCCGGGATCGCCGAGAGCATGGCGAAGGTAACGGTCATCATCGGCACCACGGCGAACAACGTGGTGTAGGTCAGCGCCGCAGCGCTTTGCGGTCCCTGATCGGCCATAAAGCGCCGAACCAGGAAACGGCCGAACTCGAACGTGTTGTCGATGCGCTGATGCATCCCTACTCCTTACTGGGCTGTTGCAGCCATTGGCGCGACAGCGCTTACGACCACAGCCCGAGACAAGCGTGCCCGGAGCTGGCGAGGCGCCAGATTTCGGCCAGCGTCCCTTTGAGGGTTAGAATGGCCACCTCATCCGGCCTGACGCAACTACAAATGACCGAACTCACTCTGTACCACAATCCGCGCTGTTCCAAATCGCGCAGCGCGCTGGAGCTGCTGGAGGCCCGCGGGCTGACACCTGCCATCGTGCGCTACCTGGAAACGCCACCGACCGCTGCGCAACTGCGCGCGCTGCTCGACAAGCTGGGGCTCTCCGCCCGCCAGTTGCTGCGCACCGGCGAGGATGAATACAAGAGCCTCGCGCTGGCCAACCCCGAACTCAGCGAAGCCGAGCTCATCGAGGCGATGGTCGAACATCCGCGGCTGATCGAGCGCCCAATCCTGGTGGCAGGCGACAAGGCGATCGTCGGTCGCCCGCCGGAAAGAGTGCTGGAGATCCTGCCGTGAGCACGCCCTATATCCTGGTGCTTTACTACAGCCGTCATGGCGCCACCTCCGAGATGGCCCGGCAGATTGCCCGCGGCGTGGAGATGGCCGGTCTGGAAGCACGCCTGCGCACGGTGCCCGCCGTGTCCACTGAATGCGAAGCGGTCGCCCCGGCCATTCCCGATGCAGGTGCCCTGTATGCTACCTTGGAAGATCTGAAGAATTGCGCGGGCCTGGCCCTCGGCAGCCCGACGCGCTTCGGCAACATGGCAGCGCCGATGAAGTACTTCCTCGACGGCACCAGCAGCCTGTGGCTGACCGGTGAACTGGTTGGCAAACCGGCCGGTGTCTTCACCTCGACTTCGAGCCTGCATGGCGGCCAGGAAAGCACCCTGCTGTCGATGCTATTGCCGCTGCTGCATCACGGAATGCTCGTGCTCGGCTTGCCCTACAGCGAGAACGCACTGCTGGAAACGCGCGGTGGCGGCACTCCGTACGGTCCGAGCCACCATGCAGGCGCGGATGGCAAGCGGCTGTTGGACGAACATGAAATCGCGCTTTGTCGCGCCCTCGGGCAGCGCCTGGCGCGCACCGCACAGCAGCTGGAGACCCCGCGTGGCTAAGAAGCGCAAACCCTTGCCACCGCTGGAGTGGCTCGCCCCCCGGGTGAAATCCAGCCGGGTGATCAGCCTTGCCAGCTTCTTCGGCCTGGCAGCACTGCTGGCCGTATGGAACCTCGCATTCGCCGACTTGCACGGCGCACGCATCTGGGTCGTGCTCAGCATCCAGCTCATCCCGCTGGCACTGGTCGCGCCCGGCATGCTGGCCGGCAGCCCGCGCGCGCATGCCTGGACCTGCTTTATCGTTAACCTGTACTTCATCCAGGGCGTGCTCGCCGCGATCGATCCGGCGCGAATGATCTACGGCGTGCTGGAAGCAGCCATCAGCCTGACGCTCTTCGTCGCGGCGCTGCTGTATACGCGCTGGAGCTATCAATACGAGCGCAAGGCCGCCGGCGAGGCCTGAACGGATGGCGGAAGCGCAGCGATGCGCGCCCGCCAATCCTCTACCAGCCCAGGGTTTCCTTGAGGAAGGGGATGGTCAGCTTGCGCTGCGCCTGCAGCGACGCCTGATCCAGCTGGTCCAGCAGTTCGAACAGTGCATTCATGCTGCGCGAGCCGCGGGTCAGAATGAAGCGACCGACATCGTCCGGCAAGTTCAAGCCGCGGCGCGAGGCGCGCAACTGCAACGCCCGCAGCTTGTCCTCGTCGGAAAGCTGCTGCAGCTGGAACACCAGCGCCAGACTCAATCGCGACTGCAGATCGGGCAGCTTGATGGCCAGCTCGCGCGGCGACGCATCGGCCGCCAGCAGCAAACGCCGCCCCGCATCACGCAGCCGGTTGAACAGATGGAACAATGCCTCTTCCCAGATGGCGTCGCCAGCTACGGCATCCAGGTCGTCCAGGCAGACCAGCTCGCTTTGCTCCAGGTTGTCCAGCAATGCCGGGCCATACTCGGCAACCTCGGCCAGCGGCAGATAGACGGCCAGCTCGCCGCGCTCCTCGACCCGCAAGCAGGCTGCCTGCAGCAGGTGGCTGCGACCGACGCCCGGCTGCCCCCAGAGATAGATCAGCTCGTCGGACCACCCCGCGGCAGGCGAACACAGGCGCTCGACATAGCCGAGCGCCGCAGCATTGGCGCCCGGGTAGAAGTTGGCAAAAGTGGC harbors:
- a CDS encoding proline--tRNA ligase, yielding MRTSQFLLSTLKETPSDAVVISHQLMLRAGMIRKLASGLYTWMPMGLRALRKAEAIVREEMNKAGALEVLMPAIQPAELWQESGRWEQYGPELLRLKDRHDREFCVGPTHEEVITDLARNELNSYKQLPINFYQIQTKFRDEIRPRFGLMRGREFLMKDAYSFHLSQESLQETYDRMHQAYCNIFTRLGLNFRPVQADTGSIGGTGSHEFHVLAESGEDDIAFSDSSDYAANIEKAEAIPRETERAAATEELRLVDTPDAKTIAELVEQFGLPVERTVKTLVVHGVEKNQLIALIIRGDHELNEIKAANLEQVASPLVFASEAEIRAAIGAGPGSLGPLKLPVQCVVDRSVALMADFAAGANVDDKHYFGLNWERDLPLPQVADLRNVVAGDPSPDGKGCLVIKRGIEVGHIFQLGTKYSEAMNCQVMGENGKPATLIMGCYGIGVSRVVAAAIEQNNDERGILWPDALAPFQIALVPMKYETEAVREATDNLYAELTAAGYEVLLDDRDKKTSPGVKFADMELIGIPHRIVVSDRGLADGMLEYKHRRDAQPQPVAASEILSFINSRAHR
- a CDS encoding lytic transglycosylase domain-containing protein, which produces MKLRGIVLALLLLGALPAAANIRQAPEPELRELMQRTVAEADSFQDRFDAEVWLVDMSGRLKRYVPDAEERLSLLRLVHREASKAGLKPELVLALIHAESRFDRFAISSVGAQGMMQVMPFWKAELGRPQDNLTDNATNLRYGCTILSYYLQKEKGDINRALARYNGSLGQNRYPAKVIGFWQDFWYVKP
- a CDS encoding TlpA family protein disulfide reductase: MTRPLASLLLCSCLFLSACDNGWGVDQHGREITAAQLQGRWLLINYWAEWCGPCRTEIPELNALSEADHGLEVLGVNFDELRGEELAQAAETLGIRFRVLSDDPAERLQLSRSEVLPVTYLVDDRGTVRQRLVGEQTAEGILAHLARLKDQ
- a CDS encoding YihY family inner membrane protein, which encodes MHQRIDNTFEFGRFLVRRFMADQGPQSAAALTYTTLFAVVPMMTVTFAMLSAIPAFKGFGEQIQFYIFNNFIPSTGATIQEYLLAFTSQARQLTWFGVGFLMATALMMLLTIEKAFNTIWRVRQPRRGVSSFLLYWAILSLGPLLLGAGFATSTYIASLSLISGPYALIGVGTLIKVMPLLLSVAAFTLIYAAVPNTRVPLRHALVGGVFTAVLFEAAKQMFGVYVSYFPSYQLIYGAFAAVPLFLLWIYLSWMIVLFGAELVCGLSSSQKWRRRPLPRLLVMLMLLRNLHERQQEGRELHLRDLHKAGLRLPEDEWDDILGFFEQEQLVCRTGSGGWVLCRDLNHYSLDQLLRCNPWPLSARVELPEQLNEPWYPTLRRSLELLQQEQANLFGGSLADWLQANGDKKRQ
- the arsC gene encoding arsenate reductase (glutaredoxin) (This arsenate reductase requires both glutathione and glutaredoxin to convert arsenate to arsenite, after which the efflux transporter formed by ArsA and ArsB can extrude the arsenite from the cell, providing resistance.), whose translation is MTELTLYHNPRCSKSRSALELLEARGLTPAIVRYLETPPTAAQLRALLDKLGLSARQLLRTGEDEYKSLALANPELSEAELIEAMVEHPRLIERPILVAGDKAIVGRPPERVLEILP
- the wrbA gene encoding NAD(P)H:quinone oxidoreductase — translated: MSTPYILVLYYSRHGATSEMARQIARGVEMAGLEARLRTVPAVSTECEAVAPAIPDAGALYATLEDLKNCAGLALGSPTRFGNMAAPMKYFLDGTSSLWLTGELVGKPAGVFTSTSSLHGGQESTLLSMLLPLLHHGMLVLGLPYSENALLETRGGGTPYGPSHHAGADGKRLLDEHEIALCRALGQRLARTAQQLETPRG
- a CDS encoding DUF2069 domain-containing protein, coding for MAKKRKPLPPLEWLAPRVKSSRVISLASFFGLAALLAVWNLAFADLHGARIWVVLSIQLIPLALVAPGMLAGSPRAHAWTCFIVNLYFIQGVLAAIDPARMIYGVLEAAISLTLFVAALLYTRWSYQYERKAAGEA
- the hda gene encoding DnaA regulatory inactivator Hda, which produces MKPIQLPLGVRLRDDATFANFYPGANAAALGYVERLCSPAAGWSDELIYLWGQPGVGRSHLLQAACLRVEERGELAVYLPLAEVAEYGPALLDNLEQSELVCLDDLDAVAGDAIWEEALFHLFNRLRDAGRRLLLAADASPRELAIKLPDLQSRLSLALVFQLQQLSDEDKLRALQLRASRRGLNLPDDVGRFILTRGSRSMNALFELLDQLDQASLQAQRKLTIPFLKETLGW